A region of Micromonospora chokoriensis DNA encodes the following proteins:
- a CDS encoding RICIN domain-containing protein — translation MRSNVSTARTSLLAVAALVAATLPAVLSAQTPAVAAVQATYYVAPDGNDANAGTLQSPFRTLQRARDVVRTVNTNMTGDINVFLRGGSYPISSTVEFGQSDSGTNGYRVIYGAYANEKPILDGGVQVTGWTQHSGNIWKAPLDRANKLRALYVNDKRAVMATKTVSSGGCFGSYTITAGQAAWAWESGSQCDGARYNQNDFPAIARNQDDIEIETGTTWTTAIVGVRQVTTDGGSRVALFQQPGAAIAQGAFNGNAQVGGSHKLMNAYEFLDAPGEFYYDKGAKTVYYYKASAENMSTATVYAPNNVSTVLRVAGTSTTNHARNITFSGLTVRHSDWNLFNVAGSSYKQAQQGNLGAQAYAKGNFHVYHYRNVDLTPGIIQIQNADGLLLQRNRIEHTGADGISLINDVQGTQLIGNATNDIAGSAINVGHPQHVYVGDGTSSNREKFLPQVEGLPKNIDIKNNYIYDSAVLFNGHSPISAYFVDTLTIQRNRIEKAPWSGITMGWGWWNFDGSSGSIQPNRPTTTARNNTISHNHIIDTVQRLSDTGPIYTLGSQPGTTITNNYLQGVPSGHKYGLHPDEGSAFITFRDNVLSIDKNVTWMINSDDFGRKHDLSITQIYGPINKVSNKNLPNSTVADILVSSDYVWPAAAYSIAANSGLEDAYRDIVPASTFSSPNYVLPASTFVTSTTASIPIRSTGDATRSIWLAPSGTTNFTAGATMTRAAGNATTIAVPATQGEYRLYVVDAQGNRSAESTWIVRQQQGGGSGTGQGQLVGGQSGRCVEVPNSSTTNGTQAQLYDCGSGTNQRWTHTSSRQLTVYGNKCLDASGNGTANGTQVIIWDCHGGTNQQWNVNSNGTVTNVQSGLCLDANGAATANGTKIILWSCNGGTNQQWTLRS, via the coding sequence GTGAGGTCAAACGTGTCCACCGCTCGAACGTCGTTGCTGGCGGTGGCGGCCCTCGTTGCCGCCACGCTGCCGGCCGTGCTGAGCGCTCAAACACCGGCCGTGGCCGCGGTCCAGGCCACCTACTACGTCGCCCCCGACGGCAACGACGCGAACGCGGGAACTCTCCAGTCCCCGTTCCGCACCCTGCAACGCGCGCGGGACGTCGTCCGTACGGTGAACACGAACATGACCGGCGACATCAACGTGTTCCTGCGCGGTGGAAGTTATCCGATCAGCAGCACCGTCGAGTTCGGTCAGAGCGACTCCGGCACCAACGGCTACCGGGTCATCTACGGCGCGTACGCCAACGAGAAGCCGATCCTCGACGGCGGCGTCCAGGTGACCGGTTGGACCCAGCACAGCGGCAACATCTGGAAGGCGCCACTGGACCGCGCCAACAAGCTGCGGGCGCTCTACGTCAACGACAAGCGCGCGGTCATGGCGACGAAGACGGTCAGCTCGGGCGGCTGCTTCGGGTCGTACACCATCACGGCCGGTCAGGCCGCGTGGGCCTGGGAGTCGGGGTCGCAGTGCGACGGCGCCCGGTACAACCAGAACGACTTCCCCGCCATCGCCCGCAACCAGGACGACATCGAGATCGAGACCGGCACGACCTGGACCACGGCCATCGTGGGTGTCCGGCAGGTGACCACCGACGGCGGGAGCCGGGTCGCCCTGTTCCAGCAGCCGGGCGCGGCCATCGCCCAGGGGGCCTTCAACGGCAACGCGCAGGTGGGCGGCTCCCACAAGCTCATGAACGCGTACGAGTTCCTGGACGCGCCCGGTGAGTTCTACTACGACAAGGGCGCGAAGACGGTCTACTACTACAAGGCCAGCGCCGAGAACATGTCCACCGCGACGGTCTACGCGCCGAACAACGTGTCCACCGTGCTGCGGGTCGCCGGCACCTCGACGACCAACCACGCCCGCAACATCACGTTCTCCGGTCTGACCGTGCGGCACTCGGACTGGAACCTGTTCAACGTCGCCGGTTCGTCCTACAAGCAGGCGCAGCAGGGCAACCTCGGCGCGCAGGCGTACGCGAAGGGCAACTTCCACGTCTACCACTACCGCAACGTGGACCTCACTCCCGGCATCATCCAGATCCAGAACGCCGACGGCCTCCTGCTGCAACGCAACCGGATCGAGCACACCGGCGCCGACGGCATCAGCCTGATCAACGACGTGCAGGGCACGCAGTTGATCGGGAACGCCACCAACGACATCGCGGGGTCGGCGATCAATGTCGGCCATCCTCAGCACGTCTACGTCGGTGACGGCACGTCGAGCAACCGGGAGAAGTTCCTCCCGCAGGTCGAGGGGCTGCCGAAGAACATCGACATCAAGAACAACTACATCTACGACAGCGCCGTCCTGTTCAACGGGCACAGCCCCATCTCGGCGTACTTCGTCGACACCCTGACGATCCAGCGCAACCGGATCGAGAAGGCCCCGTGGTCGGGCATCACCATGGGGTGGGGATGGTGGAACTTCGACGGGTCGTCGGGCTCGATCCAGCCGAACCGCCCCACCACGACGGCGCGGAACAACACGATCAGCCACAACCACATCATCGACACGGTGCAGCGTCTCAGCGACACCGGTCCGATCTACACGCTGGGCAGCCAGCCGGGCACCACGATCACCAACAACTATCTCCAGGGTGTTCCGTCGGGTCACAAGTACGGCCTGCACCCGGATGAGGGCTCGGCGTTCATCACCTTCCGGGACAACGTGTTGAGCATCGACAAGAACGTCACCTGGATGATCAACTCCGACGACTTCGGTCGGAAGCACGACCTGAGCATCACGCAGATCTACGGCCCGATCAACAAGGTCTCGAACAAGAACCTGCCGAACAGCACCGTCGCGGACATCCTCGTCTCCTCCGACTACGTCTGGCCGGCGGCGGCCTACAGCATCGCGGCGAACTCCGGCCTCGAGGACGCCTACCGCGACATCGTCCCGGCGAGCACCTTCTCCTCGCCGAACTACGTGCTGCCGGCCAGCACGTTCGTCACCAGCACCACGGCGTCGATCCCGATCCGGAGCACCGGCGACGCCACCAGGTCGATCTGGCTGGCGCCGTCCGGCACGACCAACTTCACCGCCGGGGCGACGATGACCAGGGCGGCCGGCAACGCCACCACCATCGCCGTGCCGGCGACCCAGGGTGAGTACCGGCTCTACGTCGTCGACGCCCAGGGCAACCGGTCGGCGGAGTCGACGTGGATCGTCCGCCAGCAGCAGGGCGGCGGCAGCGGTACGGGGCAGGGACAGCTCGTGGGTGGTCAGTCCGGCCGCTGCGTCGAGGTGCCCAACTCGTCGACCACCAACGGCACCCAGGCGCAGCTCTACGACTGCGGCAGTGGCACCAACCAGCGGTGGACGCACACCAGCAGCAGGCAACTGACCGTGTACGGCAACAAGTGCCTGGACGCCTCCGGGAACGGCACGGCCAACGGCACCCAGGTCATCATCTGGGACTGCCACGGCGGCACGAACCAGCAGTGGAACGTCAACAGCAACGGCACCGTCACGAACGTCCAGTCGGGGCTCTGCCTCGACGCGAACGGCGCCGCCACCGCCAACGGCACGAAGATCATTCTTTGGTCCTGCAACGGTGGCACGAACCAGCAGTGGACGCTGCGTAGCTGA
- a CDS encoding glycoside hydrolase family 3 protein, whose protein sequence is MRKWRLRRGITALALALLALPAVPGTALAEPSYPFRDPHLPVDARVDDLLGRLTLDEKISWLHQYQPAVPRLGIGLFKTGTEALHGVAWSTDIDNNGAVVKARGTVFPQPVGMASTWNTDLVQRVGSAVGDEARGYHAQNPRVWGLNLWAPVVNLLRDPRWGRNEEGYSEDPVLTGAISTAYGSGMTGGDPDHLKSAPTLKHYLAYNNEVRRDVTSSNVPPRVLNEYDRAAFKPAIAADAATGMMAAYNLVNGRPATVDPDLDTVVRGWTDQSLMHVTDAWAPNNLVNSQKYYSTQAEANAAIIKAGLSSFITDDTNAQPTVTAVKQALASGLITERDIDARIRDILNIRFRLGEFDPGGGRYGGITPDVINSPQHQRLARQAAGEAMVLLKNSRQALPLDPARTRRVAVLGPLADTLYSDWYGGDLPYQVTALDGIRERLGTAASVDGLDGADRIALKDPATGRYVTATGTTDADPVAATGETASLAAQFDVVDWGQDVVTLRNAANGRYLGYNWGPFVTRDEQPNGWYVQQQFKLEPQADGTVVLRYVGYETKESWFAPERYVTVGDDGALTLGASTPDAATHFSRELVSSGIDRAVAAARAADTAVLVVGSNPFINGREAHDRSSTALSAGQEALVKAVTTANPRTVLVLQTSYPVSTNWEQENVPAVVWTTHAGAETGHAVADVLFGDRNPSGRLTQTWYRSDRQLPPDLLEYDIISSGQTYLYSNAKPLYPFGHGLSYTRFRYGDLRTSAGSVAADGTVRVSVDVTNVGARAGSEVVQLYTHQRTSRDRTPIQQLKAFERVELRPGQTRTVTLRVPAADLAHWDVTRARWVVESSTYDLMVGASAGDIRARAAVRVRGETIPARDLSRPTRAENFDRYAGVRLVDETKVRGTAVGATEAGQWISFAGSALRPDARTFTATVARAGADAGAIQVRLGSPTGRLLGTATVPGTGDDYRYVSTSVELARAAGDHDVYLVFDSALRLADFSIR, encoded by the coding sequence ATGCGGAAGTGGCGCCTCCGGCGCGGAATCACCGCGCTCGCGCTCGCCCTGCTGGCCCTACCCGCCGTTCCCGGCACCGCGCTCGCCGAACCGAGCTACCCGTTCCGAGATCCCCACCTGCCGGTGGACGCCCGGGTCGACGACCTGCTCGGCCGGCTCACACTGGACGAGAAGATCTCCTGGCTGCACCAGTACCAACCGGCCGTACCCCGACTGGGCATCGGCCTGTTCAAGACCGGCACCGAAGCTCTGCACGGGGTCGCCTGGTCGACGGACATCGACAACAACGGCGCGGTGGTGAAGGCCCGCGGCACGGTCTTCCCGCAGCCGGTGGGCATGGCGAGCACCTGGAACACCGACCTGGTCCAGCGGGTGGGGTCCGCCGTCGGCGACGAGGCGCGCGGCTACCACGCGCAGAACCCCCGGGTGTGGGGGCTCAACCTCTGGGCGCCGGTGGTCAACCTGCTGCGTGACCCCCGGTGGGGCCGCAACGAGGAGGGCTACTCGGAGGATCCGGTGCTCACCGGCGCGATCTCCACCGCGTACGGCTCGGGCATGACCGGCGGCGACCCGGACCACCTGAAGAGCGCCCCGACGCTGAAGCACTACCTGGCCTACAACAACGAGGTCCGACGGGACGTCACCTCGTCCAACGTGCCGCCGCGGGTGCTCAACGAGTACGACCGCGCCGCCTTCAAGCCGGCCATCGCCGCCGACGCGGCGACCGGGATGATGGCCGCGTACAACCTGGTCAACGGACGTCCCGCGACCGTCGACCCGGATCTGGACACGGTGGTACGCGGCTGGACCGACCAGTCCCTGATGCACGTCACGGACGCCTGGGCACCGAACAACCTCGTCAACTCCCAGAAGTACTACAGCACCCAGGCAGAGGCCAACGCGGCGATCATCAAGGCCGGCCTCAGCAGCTTCATCACCGACGACACCAACGCCCAGCCGACCGTCACCGCCGTCAAGCAGGCGTTGGCGAGCGGTCTGATCACCGAACGGGACATCGACGCCCGGATCCGGGACATCCTGAACATCCGGTTCCGACTGGGCGAGTTCGACCCGGGCGGTGGCCGGTACGGGGGCATCACCCCGGACGTCATCAACAGTCCGCAACACCAGCGACTCGCCCGGCAGGCCGCCGGTGAGGCCATGGTGCTGCTGAAGAACTCTAGGCAGGCGCTGCCGCTGGACCCGGCCCGGACCCGCAGGGTCGCCGTGCTCGGTCCGCTGGCCGACACCCTCTACTCCGACTGGTACGGCGGTGACCTGCCGTACCAGGTGACGGCGCTCGACGGCATCCGCGAACGGCTGGGCACCGCCGCCAGCGTGGACGGGCTCGACGGTGCGGACCGGATCGCGTTGAAGGACCCGGCGACCGGCCGGTACGTCACGGCCACCGGCACCACCGACGCCGACCCGGTCGCCGCCACCGGCGAGACGGCGTCACTCGCCGCCCAGTTCGACGTGGTCGACTGGGGCCAGGACGTGGTGACGTTGCGCAACGCCGCCAACGGCCGCTACCTCGGCTACAACTGGGGGCCGTTCGTCACCCGCGACGAGCAGCCGAACGGTTGGTACGTGCAGCAGCAGTTCAAGCTGGAGCCGCAGGCCGACGGCACCGTGGTGCTGCGCTACGTCGGCTACGAGACCAAGGAGAGCTGGTTCGCCCCCGAGAGGTACGTGACGGTCGGCGACGACGGGGCGCTCACGCTCGGCGCGTCCACGCCCGACGCCGCGACCCACTTCAGCCGTGAGCTGGTCAGCAGTGGCATCGACCGGGCCGTGGCGGCGGCCCGGGCGGCCGACACCGCCGTGCTGGTGGTCGGCAGCAACCCGTTCATCAACGGGCGCGAGGCGCACGACAGGTCCTCCACCGCTCTGAGCGCCGGTCAGGAGGCGCTGGTCAAGGCCGTGACCACTGCCAACCCGCGGACGGTGCTGGTGCTCCAGACCAGCTACCCGGTCAGCACCAACTGGGAGCAGGAGAACGTTCCCGCCGTGGTGTGGACCACCCACGCGGGCGCGGAGACCGGGCACGCCGTCGCCGACGTCCTCTTCGGCGACCGCAACCCGTCCGGCCGGCTCACCCAGACCTGGTACCGCTCCGACCGGCAACTGCCTCCGGACCTGCTGGAGTACGACATCATCTCGTCCGGGCAGACGTACCTCTACAGCAACGCGAAGCCGCTCTACCCGTTCGGCCACGGGCTGTCGTACACCCGCTTCCGGTACGGCGACCTGCGTACCTCCGCCGGGTCGGTCGCGGCCGACGGCACGGTGCGGGTCAGCGTGGACGTGACGAACGTCGGCGCTCGGGCGGGCTCCGAGGTGGTGCAGCTGTACACCCATCAGCGCACCTCCCGGGACCGGACCCCGATCCAGCAGCTCAAGGCGTTCGAGCGGGTCGAGCTCAGGCCCGGGCAGACCCGGACCGTGACGTTGCGGGTGCCCGCCGCCGACCTGGCGCACTGGGATGTCACCCGTGCTCGGTGGGTGGTCGAGTCGTCCACCTACGACCTGATGGTCGGGGCGTCCGCCGGAGACATCCGGGCCCGGGCCGCGGTGCGCGTGCGCGGGGAGACGATCCCGGCGCGTGACCTGTCCCGGCCGACCCGGGCGGAGAACTTCGACAGGTACGCGGGGGTCCGGCTGGTCGACGAGACGAAGGTCAGGGGTACGGCCGTCGGCGCCACCGAGGCCGGTCAGTGGATCTCCTTCGCGGGATCCGCCCTGCGCCCTGACGCGCGCACCTTCACGGCGACGGTCGCCAGGGCCGGCGCCGACGCCGGTGCGATCCAGGTCCGGCTGGGCTCGCCGACCGGACGGCTGCTGGGCACGGCCACGGTGCCCGGCACCGGTGACGACTACCGGTACGTGAGCACCAGCGTCGAGTTGGCCCGGGCGGCCGGCGACCACGACGTGTACCTGGTGTTCGACTCCGCGCTGCGACTGGCGGACTTCTCGATCAGGTGA
- a CDS encoding NACHT domain-containing protein — translation MGQSDPDPGGSASLYQYFLVLLSGLGLGRPTWAPWLFGALMVTVTLLSLAPILRGAAVVVRQIKGLWDRRRDPRRVRRRALFADHVESQLRRLDEREEWRDHRFARLEAEVETEGSRNVLLPRWLQHRRDGLRREKSLSSALQRSSERLIVLQGEPGSGKSVAMRNAARALAYRAMRRPRLDSRIPLYINLKHLRPADGRLDAETIRSFVLDQLNRANSRDVEQFLDDEFTAGMRDGTWLFLFDSFDEIPEVLTATELDATVGRYADALYDFLHGMNVSPGVIASREFKGPRRFGWPRFTVQRLTDRQKRELIHKADLAPDAEGQVYAALAGADPMVNRLSGNPMLLGLLCEHVRTTGVFPNSSHAIFETFVKSRLERDRERIDKRFSVDPDDLRQVAEEIAFRLTAEFGVGLSPSRAQVAELLDDTVISGRPIDPARLTSLLDALEYVKLAQAPEGGKPGDDVPFTFAHRRFQEYFATCVVIREPDRVPTEALLLDGRWRETAVALLQTQDGDAVDALIAAAGETLARSAETLVAPADPSAFQWPLNSLHLLDLLDTGLAGRPVDVPASIRASVTTLLDAAWASQRRHYQLWAVQATLLAEPSTAETILEESFASKSVLLRGAAYRYAGRLPVVSARLSRHLRMSLFDQAGQGRLLVDWPSVRAQLSRLYEPRPHIRAAQLLRWEPLVTGLLVVLTFVSGAIFQAAEPRLGWLAGGLAAVGIIAGFWAAEVFVNRAQSRAAPPGNWAASAFVNACVRLMALFTGLGLALYRESGLPEPAVGHAFWGVLFLLALSYAVIWPTAAVAAVAWGAPTRLLAWPFLPLIVVPAAVVAFVRLGWSRRFKGIAGTLAYLVALPLLLKAALWTETSHPRVAATIAVVGYALGGLVGSWVMVTYLRHDWRDRRRLLATPGHTVLDADAMRQVVRRLRSDRGLRLLASLVRRQRILCTDDAVLVLDETAVNAERRRWENEKLPFWPRHLIWWRTHWWSRLSTGDLSQQTLDELARLVAERTESSPTIGRPWPNPTTQRGAADDPRRAQDPEVASASG, via the coding sequence GTGGGTCAGAGCGATCCGGATCCTGGCGGCTCGGCCAGCCTGTACCAGTACTTCCTCGTCCTCCTGTCCGGCCTGGGGCTCGGTCGGCCCACGTGGGCCCCCTGGCTGTTCGGGGCGCTGATGGTGACGGTGACGCTGCTGTCGCTGGCACCGATCCTGCGCGGCGCGGCTGTCGTCGTACGGCAGATCAAGGGATTGTGGGACCGGCGTCGCGATCCACGACGCGTGCGGCGGCGGGCCCTGTTCGCCGACCACGTCGAGAGCCAGCTACGTCGACTCGACGAGCGCGAGGAGTGGCGCGACCATCGGTTCGCCCGGCTGGAGGCCGAGGTGGAGACGGAGGGCAGCCGAAACGTCCTGCTACCCCGCTGGCTCCAGCATCGGCGCGACGGCCTCCGACGGGAGAAGTCGCTGTCCTCGGCGCTGCAACGCAGCAGCGAGCGATTGATCGTCCTACAGGGCGAACCGGGGTCGGGGAAGAGCGTCGCGATGCGCAACGCGGCGCGGGCGCTCGCCTACCGGGCCATGCGACGCCCTCGGCTCGACAGTCGGATCCCGCTCTACATCAACCTGAAGCACCTGCGCCCGGCGGATGGACGGCTGGACGCGGAGACCATCCGGTCGTTCGTGCTGGACCAGCTCAACCGGGCCAACAGCCGCGACGTCGAGCAGTTCCTGGACGACGAGTTCACCGCGGGCATGCGGGACGGCACGTGGCTGTTCCTGTTCGACTCCTTCGACGAGATCCCGGAGGTGCTCACCGCCACCGAACTCGACGCCACAGTCGGTCGCTACGCCGACGCCCTCTACGACTTCCTGCACGGGATGAACGTCAGCCCCGGAGTGATCGCGTCCCGCGAGTTCAAGGGCCCGCGCCGCTTCGGCTGGCCCCGGTTCACCGTCCAACGTCTGACCGACCGCCAGAAGCGCGAGCTGATCCACAAGGCGGACCTGGCACCCGACGCCGAGGGCCAGGTGTACGCCGCCCTGGCCGGCGCCGACCCGATGGTGAACCGACTGTCCGGAAACCCGATGCTGCTCGGCCTGCTCTGCGAGCACGTGCGGACGACCGGTGTCTTCCCGAACTCCTCGCACGCGATCTTCGAGACCTTCGTGAAGAGCCGGTTGGAGCGCGACCGGGAGCGTATCGACAAGCGGTTCTCGGTGGACCCGGACGACCTGCGGCAGGTCGCCGAGGAGATCGCGTTCCGGTTGACCGCCGAGTTCGGCGTCGGGTTGAGCCCTTCGCGCGCACAGGTGGCCGAACTGCTGGACGACACCGTGATCAGCGGTCGGCCGATCGACCCCGCCCGGTTGACCAGCCTGTTGGATGCCCTGGAGTACGTCAAACTGGCCCAGGCGCCGGAGGGCGGAAAGCCCGGCGACGACGTGCCGTTCACCTTCGCCCACCGTCGGTTCCAGGAGTACTTCGCCACCTGCGTGGTCATCCGAGAGCCGGACCGGGTGCCGACCGAGGCCCTGCTCCTCGACGGCCGGTGGCGGGAGACCGCCGTCGCACTGCTGCAGACCCAGGACGGCGACGCGGTGGACGCCCTGATCGCCGCAGCCGGCGAGACCCTCGCCCGCAGCGCGGAGACACTCGTCGCCCCGGCCGACCCGTCCGCCTTCCAGTGGCCCCTCAACAGCCTCCACCTGCTGGATCTCCTGGACACCGGCCTCGCCGGCCGGCCCGTGGACGTGCCCGCGTCGATTCGGGCCAGCGTCACGACACTGCTCGACGCCGCCTGGGCGTCCCAGCGTCGGCACTACCAGCTGTGGGCGGTGCAGGCCACGCTCCTCGCCGAACCGTCGACCGCCGAGACGATCCTGGAGGAGTCGTTCGCGTCGAAGAGCGTGCTGCTACGCGGGGCCGCCTACCGGTATGCCGGACGGCTACCCGTGGTGTCCGCTCGCCTGAGCCGCCATCTCCGCATGTCACTCTTCGACCAGGCCGGCCAGGGACGCCTGCTGGTCGACTGGCCCAGCGTTCGCGCGCAGTTGTCCCGGCTGTACGAGCCGCGCCCGCACATCCGGGCCGCACAGCTCCTGCGGTGGGAACCGTTGGTGACCGGCCTGCTCGTGGTCCTGACCTTCGTCTCCGGCGCGATCTTCCAGGCCGCGGAGCCCCGGTTGGGTTGGCTGGCCGGAGGGCTCGCCGCCGTGGGGATCATCGCCGGATTCTGGGCTGCCGAGGTGTTCGTGAACAGGGCGCAATCCCGGGCGGCGCCACCCGGCAACTGGGCGGCCAGCGCGTTCGTCAATGCCTGCGTACGGCTGATGGCGTTGTTCACCGGGCTGGGCCTCGCCCTGTACCGGGAATCCGGGCTGCCGGAACCGGCGGTCGGCCACGCGTTCTGGGGCGTACTCTTCCTTCTCGCGCTGTCCTACGCGGTCATCTGGCCGACGGCCGCGGTCGCGGCGGTGGCCTGGGGTGCGCCCACCCGGTTGCTGGCCTGGCCGTTCCTACCGCTGATCGTCGTGCCCGCGGCGGTCGTGGCGTTCGTCCGGCTCGGGTGGAGCAGGCGATTCAAGGGCATAGCCGGGACGCTCGCGTACCTGGTGGCCCTACCCCTGTTGCTGAAGGCAGCGCTGTGGACAGAGACCAGCCACCCACGGGTCGCGGCCACCATAGCGGTGGTCGGCTATGCCCTCGGCGGCCTGGTGGGGAGCTGGGTCATGGTGACGTACCTACGGCACGACTGGCGCGACCGTCGACGCCTGCTGGCGACGCCCGGGCACACCGTGCTGGACGCCGACGCGATGCGACAGGTCGTTCGACGGCTGCGCTCCGACCGGGGCCTGCGGCTGCTCGCGAGTCTGGTTCGCCGCCAGCGCATCCTCTGCACCGACGACGCCGTGCTCGTCCTGGACGAGACGGCCGTCAACGCCGAGCGTCGCCGGTGGGAGAACGAGAAGCTCCCGTTCTGGCCGAGACACCTGATCTGGTGGCGGACCCACTGGTGGTCCCGCCTGTCGACCGGCGACCTCTCGCAGCAGACTCTCGATGAGCTGGCTCGGCTCGTCGCCGAGCGCACCGAAAGCTCGCCCACCATCGGTCGGCCCTGGCCCAACCCCACCACGCAGCGAGGAGCAGCCGACGACCCGCGCCGGGCGCAGGATCCTGAGGTAGCGTCGGCGTCAGGTTGA
- a CDS encoding ricin-type beta-trefoil lectin domain protein: MRTRARWLATLAALGVVVAGALTPTGPASAESNGGVRVMPLGDSITEGTQVPGGYRIGLWQRLVSGRYTVDFVGSQFNGPGSLGDHDHQGHPGWRIDQIDANIVNWLNTQRPQTVLLHIGTNDILQNYNVSSAPNRLSTLIDRITTTAPTAEVFVAQLIPISNSNQGAAVRTFNAALPGIVQSKVNAGKRVHLVDMHSALTTSDLIDGVHPTAGGYDKMAARWYSALQSVPGSIGNPGSGGGQTTAIVGTRSGRCVDVPGASTTNGLQLQLWDCHSGTNQQWTYTSTKTLTVYGNKCLDAAGYGTSPGTLVTIYDCHGGTNQQWNVNANGTITGVQSGLCLDPVNQGTANGTKLVLWTCTGQTNQQWTRR; the protein is encoded by the coding sequence ATGCGAACGAGGGCAAGATGGCTCGCGACACTCGCCGCGCTCGGTGTCGTGGTCGCCGGTGCGCTGACCCCGACCGGCCCGGCCAGCGCGGAGTCCAACGGCGGGGTACGGGTGATGCCGCTCGGCGACTCCATCACCGAGGGCACCCAGGTGCCCGGCGGATACCGCATCGGGCTGTGGCAGCGCCTGGTCAGCGGCCGGTACACGGTGGACTTCGTCGGGTCGCAGTTCAACGGACCGGGCAGCCTGGGTGACCACGACCACCAGGGGCATCCCGGCTGGCGCATCGACCAGATCGACGCGAACATCGTCAACTGGCTCAACACCCAACGACCGCAGACCGTCCTGCTGCACATCGGCACCAACGACATCCTGCAGAACTACAACGTGAGCAGCGCGCCGAACCGGCTCTCCACGCTGATCGACCGCATCACCACCACCGCGCCCACCGCCGAGGTGTTCGTGGCGCAGCTCATCCCGATCTCCAACAGCAACCAGGGAGCCGCCGTCCGCACCTTCAACGCGGCGCTCCCGGGCATCGTGCAGAGCAAGGTGAACGCCGGCAAGCGGGTGCACCTGGTCGACATGCACAGCGCCCTCACCACCTCCGACCTGATCGACGGCGTCCACCCCACCGCCGGTGGTTACGACAAGATGGCCGCCCGCTGGTACAGCGCCCTGCAGTCGGTGCCCGGCAGCATCGGCAACCCGGGCAGCGGCGGCGGGCAGACCACCGCCATCGTGGGCACCCGGTCCGGGCGGTGCGTCGACGTCCCCGGGGCGTCCACCACCAACGGCCTCCAACTGCAACTGTGGGACTGCCACAGCGGCACCAACCAGCAGTGGACCTACACGAGCACCAAGACCCTGACGGTGTACGGCAACAAGTGCCTCGACGCCGCCGGCTACGGCACCTCCCCCGGCACCCTGGTCACCATCTACGACTGCCACGGCGGGACGAACCAGCAGTGGAACGTCAACGCGAACGGCACCATCACCGGGGTGCAGTCCGGCCTCTGCCTGGACCCGGTGAACCAGGGCACCGCCAACGGCACCAAGCTCGTCCTCTGGACCTGCACCGGACAGACCAACCAGCAGTGGACCCGCCGATAG